One Aegilops tauschii subsp. strangulata cultivar AL8/78 chromosome 7, Aet v6.0, whole genome shotgun sequence genomic window carries:
- the LOC109733001 gene encoding patatin-like protein 1 yields MCSQADPTLTCPPPSQGRLITVLSIDGGGIRGLIPSTILACLESKLQELDGPDARIADYFDVIAGTSTGALVTSMLAAPGENKRPLFEAKDINKFYLDNGPKIFPQKRLGFLTPMANLFGAVTGPKYDGKFLHDKIKSLTNDVTVADTVTNIIVPTFDIKYLQPVIFNTYEAKVDPLKNAHLSDICISTSAAPTYFPAHYFTTRDPAGKLPDREYHLIDGGVAANNPTMAAMSMITKEVLRRNPDFTHGKPAEYHRYLIISIGTGTAKQAEKYTAPNCAKWGVLRWLYDGGFTPLIDIFSHASADMVDIHAAILFQALNIEKNYLRIQDDSLTGHTSSVDISTKANMEALIGIGNMLLKKKVARVNIDTGVYEPVDDEGTNEEALAHFAKKLSDERKLRLSQTTLNSQ; encoded by the exons ATGTGCAGCCAGGCGGACCCGACGCTGACGTGCCCGCCGCCGTCGCAGGGGCGGCTCATCACGGTGCTGAGCATCGACGGCGGCGGCATCCGCGGTCTCATCCCCTCCACCATCCTCGCATGCCTCGAGTCCAAGCTCCAA GAGCTGGACGGGCCGGACGCGCGCATCGCGGACTACTTCGACGTGATCGCCGGGACGAGCACGGGCGCGCTGGTCACGTCGATGCTGGCGGCGCCGGGCGAGAACAAGCGGCCGCTCTTCGAGGCCAAGGACATCAACAAGTTCTACCTCGACAACGGGCCCAAGATCTTTCCGCAGAAGAG GTTGGGGTTCCTGACCCCGATGGCGAACCTGTTTGGCGCGGTGACGGGCCCCAAGTACGACGGTAAGTTCCTGCACGACAAGATCAAGAGCCTCACCAACGACGTGACCGTCGCCGACACCGTCACCAACATCATCGTACCGACGTTCGACATCAAGTACCTGCAGCCGGTCATCTTCAACACGTATGAGGCCAAGGTGGACCCGCTCAAGAACGCGCACCTCTCCGACATCTGCATCAGCACGTCCGCGGCGCCCACCTACTTCCCAGCGCACTACTTCACGACCCGCGACCCCGCGGGCAAGCTGCCAGACCGTGAGTACcacctcatcgacggtggcgtggCCGCCAACAACCCCACCATGGCCGCCATGTCCATGATCACCAAGGAAGTGTTGCGCCGGAACCCGGACTTCACGCACGGCAAGCCCGCCGAGTACCACAGGTATCTCATCATCTCCATCGGCACAGGGACGGCCAAGCAGGCGGAGAAGTACACCGCGCCGAACTGCGCCAAGTGGGGCGTCCTCCGCTGGCTCTATGACGGTGGCTTCACCCCACTTATCGACATTTTCTCTCATGCAAGCGCCGACATGGTCGACATCCACGCTGCTATATTATTCCAGGCTCTCAACATTGAGAAGAACTACCTACGCATCCAGGATGACTCGCTCACGGGCCACACATCATCGGTGGATATCTCCACCAAGGCGAACATGGAGGCGCTCATCGGAATCGGCAACATGTTGCTCAAGAAGAAAGTTGCCCGGGTGAACATTGACACGGGGGTGTACGAGCCCGTCGATGATGAGGGCACCAACGAAGAGGCGTTGGCTCACTTTGCCAAGAAGCTCTCCGACGAGCGCAAGCTGCGGCTGAGCCAAACCACCCTCAACTCCCAATAG